The DNA region AAAATGAGTGTTAACTTTCGTTTGCACGGGTGTCAAcaggtatccaaacataaatataGGATTAGACCAACAGAAACCAAAAGAGGTTGGGTGAAGGGAGGGGAATGGAGAAAGATAATGTTACTCAAACTCAATAATCGAAGGTTTTACATGTCCATGGTAGTAGAACAATTAACAAAGGCAAAAGAGCATTAAAAATAGAAGAACTCCAAACTGGAAACAGAGTTGATCAAGCGGCATAAATAAAACATTGTtactgaaattttattttttcaccaATTAATAGCATAATTCAACACTCGAAGAATTATATTAAGTACAAACTGATACTACTTATGCAGCACGATGTAATAAATACCTGAATAAGTTGCCCGTTGCTATCCATCTCATGTAACACAACTGTATCAGCTTCAGCAATTGTAGATCCATAAACCCCACTTCGTTTTGTCATGGAATGACCTTTCCATTTACCAATAAAAGGTGTAATCCTACTCTTCATGTCCTGCCATGAATTCCAAAtgaataaaaaaggaaaaaaaatctaTGAAACCATAAACATAAAACATTTGTCCTGCTGCTGTAAAAAATTGGCACAAGTTAAAGCACAAAATCCTTCATAAACAAAAATGCACACTGAAGCTCACCCCAGAACTTTCAAGTAGAGGATGAGACCCGTCAGTTCTTTCCTCTAGAAAGAGGAGAAGCATATCTACAGTGCCTTTTGGCTCCAAAATGTGAAAGGCTCTTGCTCGCATATCTCTCTGTAGAGAGTACAGGCAAttctcacatacaatagatGGTCGACGAGAGGGAAGCTTAAGATTTCTGCACCATTAGGAAGTTTAAGGAAGGTGTTAAATATAATGTGTGCATATGAGTATGTCTTTTATTTTACATGTATGCCACACCACAACAATAAATCCTTAAACTGGGCAGTTAAGCTATAAAAAGGATAGTTTTGGAGAGGAAGGCAGCTTCTGGAATTGAGGGACTTGTGTAGTAGGCTGAGTACTCGAACCAACTCCATTCTTGTTTCTTGTAATTCATTCCCTAATCTAGGTGTATCCTACATTGGGAAGGCTTCAGATATTAGGGTTCTTGAATATGTTTTTTTCCGTCTATCATTTAACTAAAGTATAGAGCTCCGAAATTTCATTTCAAAATTCCTGTAATTGCAGGTTTTTCTTAACTAATGAGagaattttaattcaattatcCCCTTAGGTTTTCCTATACATGATTACATATATGCTCTTATTTTGCATTCTGTTTCAGTGAGAAAGAACCACATATCCCTTATGGGTTGTGAAAGTAGTTATTGATGGCTAGAATTTTGATAGCAATATTAACATGGTTTTGTCACATTATGGAGATTTCAGATCTAGAATTTGTGTTAAAATTGCCAGGTTAAACAGGGACCTGGTTTAAATGGTGTATTTAGCTGAGTTTTTAGttgaatatttgattttttctttatttgttaCTCTTTCCTACTGCGGAAGACTTTAAGATCGGCTAGAAAGTTTTATCCTTTATTTCTTTCTTGCTTGGATTGCTCATATATACCCATATTATGAATTATTTCTTATTCAGAAAGCCCAAATATGAAATATCAGTAAGTATGTAACAAGGAAATAAAGGAACCACTTCATCAAGTTGAAAATCACTATCATCAAGAGAAGTTACTATAATGTGACAATGTTGATGATTAataatttctctcttttcttattGGTTTTCACAAAGTTATCTTGGTTAGCCTCAGCTACTTACTAAGAGTAGAGCCACCTAACCAAGGGGCCAGAAACACTGCATCTTGCATCACGTATTAGTCAACTCCTTGAATGAGAAGTTATTGATATGAAGCATGTTGAAAAATACCCTGATGAAAATTACTTAGCAAGTTATCTTTCCACAATGAcaatacaaaaagaaaaacttttTTTGTTACTATCTCAAGCTACCAAGCCTTGATTTCATTTACTAAAGCAATTGTTACATTTCATTTCACTTACGACTTATCTATCAATCAAACACTTATAATTGATCTCTTCTATGGAAAGAGGCACTTACCTAGGTGATTCTTCACCAGTGTCATCTTCTCCAAGAACCCCTTGCCTTAATACTGTATCCAACATACCAGCTGTTTGGTACCTCAGTGCAAATGCTCTTTCAGATGGAAAAAAGCCTATCTGCAAACTAATTGTGATGGATATTGTAAAGAAGCAATGGGATTACAAAGAAACAACCAAAAAAGTGAAATGTATGATTGTTTACACCCCAATATTCCAGCATGAGAAGAAAATCTCACTTGTTGATATTTGTCAACCGTAAACATATTGGTTTCTTTAATTTTGTACTCCGCCCATTCATCATCACTATCATCATCTCCAGAAGTTGAAGTGCTTGATGAAGGTTGTTTAATATACAGCCTGCGAGGAGCAACAGCTAAACAATTTACATttgttttcaagttgaaaacTACAGGAAGTAAGATCAGATGTCAAAAGGTGACTCTGACTTAGAAAACCTTAATAGCAAAAGATAGCTCTGAAGACCTTAATAGCAATTCCTTTAACTTTTTAAGCAATTGGTTAATAATGAAGAAATATTTCTCAGATGCCCAAGATTTAATATATTGAGATTACAGGAAAGTAGATTCAGTCCATTCTCATTATAATAATGGGTCATTTCATAACTTCATAAATGTTTTAAACTTAAGGAACAGAAAAACAGGTAAAATTTCAGGtccattgtttttgttttcagttCTTATACTTTCACTGGTAATtacaaaaatatgaaattttcatCTAAACAATTTAAAACACAATACATTGTTATATTTCACTTTTTGTTTTGCAAATTCATAAAAACAAGAACAAATTAAGATGGCATTTGTAtaattgtgaaaaaaaaaagaaaaaaaaatcaaaattcttGGTTACGTTTGAATGAGACTCATGAGTTCATCTTCACCATAagagctagctgaaagcttggTGGTCACTTGCTGCAACATATTCCCACGAGAATCAAATTGCtgcaaaagatagagagaacAAAAAAGAGTGATGATTGAGAATGAGCAGCACCcaacaaggaaaaagaaaagttgaaataatttttgggttgttgttgttgttgttacatAGAAAGAGCCATTCCACTTTCCCTTGTTAAGGTTGATGAAGCGGCGGAGGTTGTCGATGCTCATGGCGGCTGCATCTTCTTCGAGTGTTGAGGTGGAGGATGATGAGGCTCGGATTCTTGAGGTTTGGGTGGATGATGAAAAGAAGCGAACGGTGGTGGAGAGTTTGGGGAGTGAGGgaagtgagagtgagagtgagcaGTGAAAGGAAGCCATGGAAGTGAAACTGAGCTCTGAATCGATGATGACAAGCTAACAGTATATCATCTTATCCATCTCCCTCACATTTCACTTGGCCTGCTCCATGCCCCATAAACTCGGGTCGGGtcggtaaaaaaaaaaattcacatgtaTGTATGTATAGTAGCAAAACTTTTTTTaagaagtatttttttttggtacataggaaaattaaataacaaaacTAATGCTCCTCCATGTCCATAGCCAGGAGAGGCAACACCACCCTAGGGGGAACAACAAGCTCAGCTGGACACTGCAGAGACGCACCCAAACCCGCTAGACAATCCGCCGGTGCATTGCCCTCTCGAGGAACATAATCGATCGAAACCTCCCAAGCCCTTGAGAGCATCAATTGAATTTCCAACAACGCACTCCCATATCTATGAAACTGGAACTTACCCTTCCCTAACGCATGCACCAAATCAAGACAGTCCACTCCACAGCTCACCTTCTTCTAGTGCTTATTCCAACTGAACCTTAATCCCATGAGCAGCGCTTGGATTTAAGAAGTATTTAagagtgtaatttttttttttacatcggaaagataaattaaacTTTTTAAGGATTGATCTTTAGATTTCCCCTtcctcaactcatatatccctCAGCTCTTattaaaaaaaggcttaattgcacttttggtcccccaactttggcctttctgcgaaaatcgtcctcaaactttaaaattagcaaaaaacgaccctaaagtttacacccggttgcaaaattggttttccgttaaattccgtctaaaatctaactgaaaatgatgacatgacatttctaaattaatttaactgaaaaaataattttttaattaaataacatttaGTCAGTTGCATTTTTAGTCCCTCACTCTATAACTACCACTCCTCCTCCCCTCTTCATTCCtcactttcttcatcttcatcaatacaaacccagaaaatttgTAACTACTAAATTAAAATCATCCCCATCTCCATTTTCATCAATtattgttcatcttcatcaatacATGCATTTGATTCAATTTCTAGCCCTCAACCAAATCCCCAAACCTTGGATCTGTGTTTGAGGATTTGAGGACTGTGCTCTTTTTGGGTTCAACTCCTTTCTTCATCACTGGAAAATTAACTTCTTTCCTCGGTGGGTTTTATCCATAAAATAAACCACCAAAgctttagataaaaaaaataatttttttcaagaaCCCATTAAAGTTACAACTGGGGAAGATCTGCTAGTGGATTTGGTGTTATTGGTGGGGGAGGGGAAGAAGATCTGGTGGagcagaaggagaagaaggaagaggaaaacGAAGATGAATAGTTCTTCTCTCCAAAAGGGTCTTCTTCAAGTTATGGAAACAGAGAACAAAGTCCTCCTCTTTCACAAACTCACGTTCTTGCTGCATCAAGCTCTCCCTCCTTGAAAGCCATTGATAGATTCTGCATAAGCTTCACTTCAAGAACCTATCTTGCCCTCTTCCCAATTCTCTCTCTAGTTCCATTTCTCGTTCCCCTTCTCTGAATTTGAGCCCCACAAGTTCCAAACCGCTAACACCCCATCACAACCCTGCATCCCCACCATTCTCCTCTACCCCTTCTCAATCATCTTCTACGGAGAAAACGACAACCACCTCGCAGCAGTACCCGTCAAAGG from Lotus japonicus ecotype B-129 chromosome 2, LjGifu_v1.2 includes:
- the LOC130739403 gene encoding uncharacterized protein LOC130739403; translation: MASFHCSLSLSLPSLPKLSTTVRFFSSSTQTSRIRASSSSTSTLEEDAAAMSIDNLRRFINLNKGKWNGSFYQFDSRGNMLQQVTTKLSASSYGEDELMSLIQTLYIKQPSSSTSTSGDDDSDDEWAEYKIKETNMFTVDKYQQIGFFPSERAFALRYQTAGMLDTVLRQGVLGEDDTGEESPRNLKLPSRRPSIVCENCLYSLQRDMRARAFHILEPKGTVDMLLLFLEERTDGSHPLLESSGDMKSRITPFIGKWKGHSMTKRSGVYGSTIAEADTVVLHEMDSNGQLIQDVTSTSHGENVTTTNVHWTGAISENLVTFDGGYQMILLPGGMYMGCPYDVAKSVAQSKSFHLEFCWLETPDKRQRLVRTYDVEGLAVSSTYFLETRL